One Capsicum annuum cultivar UCD-10X-F1 chromosome 2, UCD10Xv1.1, whole genome shotgun sequence genomic window carries:
- the LOC107859191 gene encoding protein GRAVITROPIC IN THE LIGHT 1, translating to MDSVRPAPAPSKSRLAKTFRRVIHRKNSSKSFSNNGFCLLIPQEKLRCCESQHFDKEEIEECKEHTKNRAVLEAFVAKLFATISSVKAAYAELQLAQFPYNNEAIQVADQAVVDELKALSELKHSYLKNQIDSSPPHVTLMLAEIQEQQSVMKTYEITMKKMQGEIESKGYNISSLQKELQETIHNNRSLERKLNASGSFSILDNVKFSDVNPKNFIMVLHYAMRSIRNFVKFLIREMESANWDIDAATNSIQNGVTFQKSSHRAFAFESFVCREIFSGFNEPTFSVQNDDSLFSGVTHRRSFFYEQFKRLKSANVSHFIKQNPSSFFGKFLKAKYLHLVHPKMEFSFSGNLNQRKLVNSGEFPETEFFKVFSEMGRRVWLLHCLAFSFDQRVSIFQVRKNCRFSEVYMESVTDEIFSAAGGEFKVAFTVVPGFKVGKTVVQSQVYLSPTPPPAKH from the coding sequence ATGGACTCCGTTAGACCAGCTCCAGCTCCAAGTAAAAGCAGGCTAGCTAAGACGTTTCGGAGAGTAATTCATAGAAAAAACTCATCGAAATCTTTTTCCAACAATGGGTTCTGCCTACTCATACCTCAAGAAAAGCTTAGGTGTTGTGAGTCACAACACTTTGACAAAGAAGAAATTGAAGAGTGCAAAGAACATACCAAGAATAGAGCTGTTCTTGAGGCTTTTGTTGCTAAGCTCTTTGCTACTATTTCTTCTGTTAAAGCTGCTTATGCTGAGCTTCAGTTAGCTCAGTTCCCTTACAATAATGAAGCTATCCAAGTTGCAGATCAAGCTGTGGTTGATGAACTCAAAGCTTTGTCTGAGCTCAAACACAGTTACCTcaaaaaccaaattgattcttcACCACCCCATGTTACTCTCATGCTTGCTGAGATTCAAGAACAGCAATCCGTCATGAAAACGTACGAAATCACCATGAAGAaaatgcaaggagaaattgaatcCAAAGGGTACAACATATCCTCTCTACAGAAGGAGCTGCAAGAAACCATTCACAACAACAGATCACTTGAGAGAAAGCTTAACGCCAGTGGATCATTCTCCATACTTGACAATGTCAAATTTTCAGATGTAAATCCTAAAAATTTCATCATGGTTTTGCACTATGCCATGAGATCTATTCGCAACTTTGTCAAGTTCTTGATTCGGGAAATGGAATCTGCAAACTGGGATATTGATGCTGCGACCAACTCTATACAGAATGGTGTCACTTTCCAGAAGAGTAGTCATCGGGCGTTTGCTTTTGAATCCTTTGTATGCAGAGAGATTTTCAGTGGGTTTAATGAGCCTACTTTTTCTGTTCAGAATGATGATTCTTTATTTTCCGGCGTAACACATCGCCGGAGTTTCTTCTATGAACAGTTCAAGAGGCTGAAATCTGCGAACGTTTCTCATTTTATCAAGCAGAACCCTTCTTCCTTTTTTGGGAAATTCTTGAAAGCCAAGTACCTTCATTTGGTTCATCCAAAAATGGAGTTTTCCTTCTCCGGGAACTTGAACCAGAGGAAACTTGTGAACTCCGGCGAGTTCCCGGAAACTGAGTTTTTCAAGGTGTTTAGTGAGATGGGGCGGCGCGTGTGGCTTTTGCATTGCTTAGCATTCTCATTTGATCAGCGAGTTAGCATTTTTCAAGTGAGGAAGAACTGTAGATTCTCTGAGGTCTACATGGAAAGTGTCACAGATGAAATTTTCTCAGCCGCCGGCGGTGAGTTCAAGGTAGCTTTCACGGTTGTTCCGGGGTTTAAAGTCGGTAAAACAGTGGTTCAAAGTCAGGTATATTTATCTCCGACCCCTCCTCCGGCCAAGCACTAG
- the LOC107859190 gene encoding probable alpha,alpha-trehalose-phosphate synthase [UDP-forming] 7, translating into MMSKSYTNLLDLASGNFPVMGREKKRLPRVMTVAGVISELDDDQANSVTSDVPSSIVVDRIIIVANQLPVKAKRRSDNKGWSFSWDEDSLLLHIKDGLPDDMEVIYIGSLKVEVDLSEQDDVSQLLLDKFKCVPAFLPPDILSKYYHGFCKQHLWPLFHYMLPYSASHGNRFDRSWWEAYVAANKIFSQKVIEVINPEDDYVWIHDYHLMVLPTFLRRRFNRLRMGFFLHSPFPSSEIYRTLPVREEILKALLNSDLIGFHTFDYARHFLSCCSRMLGLEYQSKRGYIGLEYYGRTVGIKIMPVGIHMGQIETVLQVADKERRIGELKQQFEGKTVLLGVDDMDIFKGVNLKLLALEEMLKQHPKWQGRAVLVQIANPARGKGKDIEEIQEEIQTSIKRINDKFRQPGYEPVVFIDRPVSLSERTAYYSVAECVVVTAVRDGMNLTPYEYIVCRQGIPGSDCTADSNGLKRSMLVVSEFIGCSPSLSGAIRVNPWNVEATAEALNEAISMVDAEKVLRHEKHYKYVSTHDVAYWSRSFFQDLERTCQDHFRRRCWGIGLSFGFRVVALDPNFRKLSMDSIAASYSRAKNRAILLDYDGTLMPQTAINKVPSPEVISIINSLCGDERNTVFLVSGRGRDSLGQWFSPCEKLGIAAEHGYFLRWSADKEWDVVGQSNDFQWMQIAEPVMKQYTEATDGSSIETKESALVWHHRDADLGFGSCQAKEMLDHLESVLANEPVAVKSGQFIVEVKPQGVSKGLIAEKIFETMAESGRQADFVLCVGDDRSDEDMFEIIGNAINSGIFSSSTEVYACTVGQKPSKAKYYLDDTTEVRTMLHALVEESTPPPSPEIVT; encoded by the exons ATGATGTCCAAATCGTATACAAACTTGCTAGATCTAGCATCTGGAAATTTCCCTGTGATGGGGCGCGAAAAGAAGCGGCTGCCACGGGTAATGACAGTTGCTGGAGTTATTTCTGAGCTTGATGATGATCAAGCTAATAGTGTTACATCAGATGTTCCATCATCAATTGTTGTAGATCGAATAATTATAGTGGCTAATCAGCTCCCTGTAAAAGCTAAACGTAGGTCGGATAATAAAGGATGGAGTTTTAGTTGGGATGAGGATTCATTGTTGTTGCACATAAAAGATGGTTTGCCAGATGATATGGAAGTTATCTATATTGGTTCTTTAAAGGTTGAAGTTGATTTAAGTGAACAGGATGATGTTTCACAGTTACTGCTGGATAAGTTTAAATGTGTTCCTGCTTTTCTACCACCAGACATTTTATCTAAATATTATCATGGTTTTTGCAAACAGCATTTATGGCCACTTTTCCATTATATGCTTCCCTACTCGGCCAGTCATGGCAATCGATTTGATCGGTCGTGGTGGGAGGCATATGTTGCAGCAAATAAGATATTTTCCCAGAAGGTGATTGAGGTGATAAATCCAGAGGATGATTATGTATGGATTCATGATTATCATTTAATGGTTTTACCTACATTCTTGCGTAGGCGTTTCAATAGGCTGCGAATGGGGTTCTTCCTGCATAGCCCTTTTCCTTCATCAGAGATATATAGGACTCTTCCAGTGAGAGAAGAAATTCTCAAGGCCCTACTTAATTCTGACCTAATTGGTTTCCATACATTCGATTATGCACGACATTTCCTGTCCTGTTGTAGTCGCATGTTGGGATTAGAGTATCAGTCAAAGAGGGGTTACATTGGGCTTGAGTACTATGGACGGACGGTGGGGATCAAGATTATGCCAGTTGGGATTCACATGGGGCAGATTGAAACCGTGCTTCAAGTAGCAGATAAAGAGCGGAGAATCGGAGAACTTAAGCAACAGTTTGAAGGTAAAACTGTTTTACTTGGTGTTGATGATATGGACATTTTTAAAGGTGTCAATTTGAAACTTCTCGCATTGGAGGAAATGTTAAAACAGCATCCGAAGTGGCAGGGAAGGGCAGTGCTGGTACAGATTGCTAATCCAGCTCGAGGAAAAGGAAAAGATATTGAGGAAATACAAGAAGAAATACAAACAAGCATCAAAAGAATCAATGACAAGTTTAGACAGCCTGGTTATGAACCCGTTGTGTTCATTGATCGCCCAGTTTCTCTTAGTGAACGGACTGCCTATTACTCTGTTGCTGAGTGTGTAGTTGTAACAGCAGTAAGAGATGGCATGAACCTTACTCCATATGAATACATTGTCTGTAGGCAGGGCATTCCTGGTTCAGACTGCACTGCAGATTCCAATGGTCTAAAAAGAAGCATGTTGGTAGTGTCTGAGTTCATTGGATGTTCTCCTTCACTAAGTGGTGCTATACGTGTTAACCCATGGAATGTGGAAGCAACAGCAGAAGCACTGAATGAGGCAATTTCAATGGTTGATGCTGAGAAGGTGTTGCGCCATGAGAAGCATTATAAGTATGTAAGTACACATGACGTAGCTTATTGGTCAAGAAGCTTTTTCCAGGATCTGGAGAGAACTTGCCAAGACCATTTCAGGCGACGTTGCTGGGGTATTGGTTTGAGCTTCGGTTTTAGGGTTGTAGCACTTGATCCTAATTTCAGAAAGCTGTCCATGGACTCCATTGCTGCCTCTTACTCAAGAGCCAAAAATCGGGCAATATTGTTGGATTATGATGGTACTCTGATGCCTCAAACAGCCATCAATAAGGTCCCAAGTCCCGaagttatttcaattattaacTCACTTTGTGGTGATGAAAGAAATACTGTGTTTCTGGTGAGTGGACGAGGAAGGGATAGTTTAGGCCAGTGGTTCTCTCCGTGTGAGAAACTAGGCATTGCTGCGGAACATGGATACTTCTTAAG GTGGTCTGCAGATAAAGAATGGGATGTCGTTGGGCAGAGCAATGATTTCCAGTGGATGCAGATTGCTGAACCTGTTATGAAGCAGTATACAGAAGCTACAGATGGGTCTTCCATTGAAACTAAAGAAAGTGCTCTTGTTTGGCATCATCGGGATGCTGATCTTGGTTTTGGGTCTTGCCAAGCAAAAGAGATGTTAGACCATCTTGAAAGTGTGCTTGCGAATGAGCCTGTTGCTGTGAAGAGTGGGCAGTTCATTGTTGAAGTTAAGCCTCAG GGAGTGAGTAAAGGTCTTATTGCGGAGAAAATTTTCGAAACAATGGCTGAGAGTGGCCGGCAGGCTGATTTTGTGCTGTGCGTAGGTGATGATAGGTCTGACGAGGACATGTTTGAGATTATTGGAAATGCAATAAATAGTGGTATATTTTCTTCAAGCACAGAAGTTTATGCTTGCACAGTGGGACAAAAGCCGAGTAAAGCCAAATATTATCTTGACGACACGACAGAAGTTAGAACCATGCTTCATGCTCTTGTCGAGGAATCTACTCCTCCACCTTCACCTGAAATTGTAACATAA